The proteins below are encoded in one region of Oscillatoria salina IIICB1:
- a CDS encoding REP-associated tyrosine transposase produces MYEYRRLTPKQQTELIIERTIRGYPLHSPPHPLKNQNVYLLTATCYEHKCHVNSQIRRQQLLDLIFEIFTNNGIEIRAWVILPNHYHLLVYLTEFEILSKIFRLIHGSTSRQWNLEESIKGRKVWYRYTDRAIRSERHYYTTLNYIHYNPVKHGWAKSPYDWIESSVRWYLDNYGREWLRDLWSRYPVLEYGRGWDDS; encoded by the coding sequence ATGTATGAATATCGCCGATTAACTCCCAAACAACAAACAGAATTAATTATAGAACGTACGATACGTGGCTATCCCTTACACTCACCACCACATCCACTAAAAAATCAAAATGTTTACCTTCTTACTGCAACCTGTTACGAACATAAATGTCATGTAAATTCACAAATTCGTCGCCAGCAATTACTAGATTTGATTTTTGAAATATTTACAAATAATGGTATAGAAATACGTGCTTGGGTTATTTTACCGAACCATTATCATCTTCTTGTTTATCTTACGGAATTTGAAATACTAAGCAAGATATTTCGTTTAATTCATGGTTCAACATCTCGACAGTGGAACCTTGAGGAAAGCATCAAAGGTAGGAAAGTTTGGTATCGTTATACTGATAGAGCAATTCGTAGTGAAAGACACTACTATACGACGCTGAATTATATTCACTACAATCCAGTTAAACATGGTTGGGCTAAGTCTCCTTATGATTGGATTGAAAGTAGTGTTCGCTGGTACTTAGATAATTATGGAAGAGAATGGTTGCGTGATTTATGGTCTAGATATCCTGTGTTAGAATATGGTCGCGGTTGGGATGATTCTTAG
- a CDS encoding MBL fold metallo-hydrolase, producing MKQKVTFFQAGYCTHPEAIVIKGGRWKNKVFPSLFALIQHPRMGAILFDTGYSSRFFDETRSFPFRFYALTTPVYFQPTDSAVSQLRKYGIPAEAIQYIIISHFHADHVGGLRDFPDAKFICFHSAYEAVKMLRGLGAVKAGYLSGLLPEDFEERTDFLSANQDDLHLNYNCELVSLPTAYAPFETGFDLFGDGSILAVELPGHVMGQLGIFLTDADEQTSFLVADACWLRRAYQELVTPHPLANLIFSDRRAYANTLQKIHRLHQLNPSIKIVPTHCQETWKMLNTKVSA from the coding sequence ATGAAGCAGAAAGTTACTTTTTTTCAAGCAGGTTACTGTACTCACCCAGAAGCAATTGTTATCAAAGGTGGACGTTGGAAAAATAAAGTTTTTCCTTCACTTTTTGCACTGATTCAGCATCCTCGAATGGGTGCTATTTTATTTGATACGGGTTATTCAAGTCGCTTCTTTGACGAAACTCGTTCTTTTCCTTTTCGTTTCTATGCTTTAACTACACCTGTTTATTTTCAACCCACAGATAGTGCTGTTTCTCAACTGCGAAAATACGGGATTCCAGCAGAGGCTATTCAGTATATTATTATCTCTCATTTTCATGCAGATCATGTCGGTGGTTTGCGCGATTTTCCTGATGCTAAGTTTATCTGTTTTCATTCTGCTTATGAAGCTGTGAAAATGTTGCGCGGTTTGGGTGCAGTCAAGGCTGGTTATTTGAGTGGTTTGTTACCAGAGGATTTTGAGGAAAGGACAGATTTTTTGTCAGCTAATCAAGATGATTTACATCTGAATTATAATTGCGAACTTGTATCGTTACCTACCGCTTATGCTCCTTTTGAGACTGGCTTTGATTTGTTCGGTGATGGTAGTATTTTAGCAGTGGAGTTACCCGGTCACGTGATGGGACAATTGGGGATTTTTCTGACTGATGCAGATGAGCAAACTTCTTTTCTGGTTGCTGATGCTTGTTGGTTGCGTCGCGCTTATCAAGAGTTGGTTACACCCCATCCTCTCGCTAATCTAATTTTTAGCGATCGCCGCGCTTATGCCAATACTTTACAAAAAATTCATCGTCTACATCAGTTGAATCCGTCGATTAAAATTGTTCCTACTCATTGTCAGGAGACATGGAAGATGTTAAATACCAAAGTTTCTGCATGA